In one window of Plasmodium cynomolgi strain B DNA, chromosome 13, whole genome shotgun sequence DNA:
- a CDS encoding hypothetical protein (putative): MIIKNKQIRKSINEFMKNTTRNNSNFAPNSKYNIYSYGKGKNAFYSLERINDSSGDKQGGEENKRKLNRIPEIINIKKQKFVIGSSNRKCDLVLRGNIEGEQCELVCKCVEKNINHCSDINRQINKYNLFIINKSRSNSTLLNNSVVDIDQVKDEDSLFLGIENMEKRTNAKYIYKIKYNKMANIFNINNLCTYSKDNCIHRTLITNAENGKASKIVSTNFSLSNQNEEQESNISILIFLIIKRTSLPNEPVHYMDNLNSFANLNSTPRKITVEDNTMISKTSTSVNKMIKEDSPNTQFNESIKKINKICQSRISPLCIKDSIKKEEKVKGTLKSVNHTKELPVTLLNACVELCKEINKRGDTDQAAGNTPQNDDTAQAAGNTSKYDDTAQAAGNTPQNDDTAQAAGNTKEDDTSEKQKKGPHMNNLYNIFHSSFATPRHGGSSTGETTNRIADSNSVASVVRERVSTSGDRVNGLQCQGPPISRDSKSLNQPNISKEAHLHGNSQQYTSDKSKYNLHKSEGEIFLQGNTNREEPSEKEGKNGETDYANRNCNGDGRVLCPPPIDGHARVYCEDVDVMQAEQIGEEVHEEELDNSENNHLLVTPGKGAQLVDSNQMTFYDCKDEKVGKEAAPLPEKPNEGTNMVIKTSESSEFIKKTEKELYSVLYSKSSESTASGANTDFVLCLKNEQGEERYLKVIGEIKVKRNAILSDIKHNIDLKLLDKSIELTTLNKINYLKCESLSKGKYSIRLNAFSDKLDETKFGEFSALHLDYIDNTNFSHLDTLEPLELKKMLFIKYDE; encoded by the exons atgatcaTTAAGAATAAGCAAATAAGGAAGTCAATAAACGAATTCATGAAAAATACTACTCGAAATAACAGCAACTTTGCACCAAACAGTAAGtacaatatatatagttacgggaaaggaaaaaacgcgTTTTACTCCTTGGAAAGAATTAACGATAGCAGTGGAGATAAACAgggtggagaagaaaataaaagaaagcTAAATAGAATAccagaaattataaatataaaaaagcaaaaatttgtGATAGGTTCGTCCAACAGAAAGTGCGACCTAGTTTTGAGAGGAAACATCGAAGGAGAACAATGCGAGTTGGTGTGCAAATgtgtggagaaaaatatcaacCATTGTAGTGACATAAACAgacaaattaataaatacaacttatttattattaacaaatcCAGAAGTAACTCGACCCTACTGAACAACTCAGTGGTGGATATTGACCAAGTCAAAGATGAAGATAGCCTTTTTTTGGGTATCGAAAACATGGAGAAAAGGACAAACGCAAAATATATCTACAAAATTAAGTATAACAAAATggccaatatttttaacataaacAATTTGTGTACGTACAGTAAAGACAACTGTATACACAGAACGTTAATTACAAACgcggaaaatggaaaagctaGCAAAATTGTATCAACTAATTTTTCACTAAGCAATCAAAATGAGGAACAGGAATCGAATATATccattttgatatttttaattattaagAGGACCTCCTTACCAAACGAACCCGTACATTACATGGATAATTTAAACTCCTTTGCCAACCTTAACAGCACACCGAGGAAAATTACTGTGGAGGATAATACCATGATAAGTAAAACATCCACGTCAGTTAACAAAATGATCAAAGAGGATTCACCAAATACCCAATTTAATGAAAGCATTAAAaagattaacaaaatttgccAAAGCAGGATTTCCCCTTTGTGCATAAAGGACTCCattaagaaggaagaaaaagtaaagggCACGTTAAAAAGCGTCAACCATACGAAGGAACTTCCAGTGACACTGCTCAACGCGTGTGTTGAATTGTGCAAGGAGATAAATAAAA GGGGTGACACCGACCAAGCAGCTGGCAACACCCCCCAAAACGATGACACCGCCCAAGCAGCTGGCAACACCTCCAAATACGATGACACCGCCCAAGCAGCTGGCAACACCCCCCAAAACGATGACACCGCCCAAGCAGCTGGCAACACCAAGGAAGATGACACCTCCGAAA AGCAGAAGAAAGGACCACACATGAACAATTTGTACAACATTTTTCACTCCAGCTTTGCCACTCCTCGGCATGGGGGAAGCTCCACGGGGGAGACCACCAACCGGATTGCCGACTCCAACAGCGTAGCATCAGTGGTGAGGGAAAGAGTTAGCACCTCTGGAGATCGCGTTAACGGACTGCAGTGTCAGGGACCCCCAATTAGCAGGGATTCCAAAAGTTTAAACCAGCCCAACATCAGCAAAGAGGCCCATTTGCACGGCAACTCACAACAGTACACTTCGGATAAAAGCAAATATAATTTGCACAAATCGGAAGGGGAGATTTTTCTGCAAGGTAACACAAACAGAGAAGAGCCCTCTGAGAAAGAGGGCAAAAATGGCGAAACGGATTATGCTAACCGAAACTGCAACGGGGATGGTCGTGTCCTTTGCCCACCACCCATCGACGGACACGCACGGGTCTACTGCGAGGACGTAGACGTGATGCAGGCAGAACAAATTGGGGAGGAAGTCCACGAAGAAGAATTGGATAACTCAGAAAATAACCACTTATTGGTAACCCCGGGAAAAGGAGCCCAATTGGTGGACAGCAACCAGATGACCTTCTATGACTGCAAAGATGAAAAGGTGGGGAAGGAAGCAGCCCCTCTACCTGAGAAGCCGAATGAGGGTACCAACATGGTGATAAAAACATCCGAATCGAGTgagttcataaaaaaaacggaaaaggaaTTATACTCCGTTTTATATTCCAAAAGTAGTGAAAGCACAGCAAGTGGTGCAAATACAGATTTTGTTCTATGTctgaaaaatgaacagggaGAAGAGAGGTATCTCAAAGTGATTGGAGAAATTAAGGTGAAGAGAAATGCCATTTTGTCAGACATAAAACATAACATAGATTTAAAACTGCTTGACAAATCCATTGAGCTTACAACTCTTAATAAGATAAACTATTTAAAATGTGAGTCTCTTTCTAAAGGGAAATATTCGATTCGTTTAAATGCCTTTTCCGATAAACTGGATGAAACAAAGTTTGGTGAATTTTCAGCCCTGCACCTGGACTATATTGATAACACaaatttttcccatttggacACATTGGAGCCGCTTGAGTTGAAGAAAATGCTATTTATAAAGTACGACGAGTAA
- a CDS encoding RNA helicase (putative) codes for MNMIGKNSGQSTQKKKIFNKNYGNKVKKNRKGNQGRKNDGKNHVDERAQLQKDIDEKLESLVEENKRKQYEEQWKRHFDKGDHPSDSPQKGKHGEDENNTTENSNHNGDKKKEKNNKVYKNNLTIIDKNVLTEHEFKALPISKRTLRALNENNFVHMTNIQAVSIPIVLLNKHIYAQAQTGTGKTLCFCIPLVEKLYRNSIDNYNRILGGLIITPTRELVFQIFEVLNMLNKYHKLNICCAIGGKDEEREKSIFSYANIIVCTTGRLLYHLENNYYCNLDYLSTLVIDEIDKLIDSSFYDNLKNILLYKPKENCQICLFSATICKFLSIILRTFNIKDYEYVSINDNDKYIESNNVKQIYIECDIYSKINYLYTFLFSKKNKKIIVFFSTCKQVRFMYEVFRKIKVGVMKFLQLHGKLKQKSRLNTYHFFSKKRNFVCLFTTDIACRGLDFASVDWVIHFDFPENVETFIHRSGRTGRFTNVGNSLIFLTTEIDNKKIFLNVLKENNIEIKEKFIKKNKLFDINNKIHSLNAAFVDIKYLAKKALIIYLRHLYIVMKFKDIKKLNLNQLAYAYGLIEFSQSMMEELNIDDHQKVEVKKKRSRFEKFMEILKRKKLKGASAPVEGERSQGDGPSHESDGRQGTGENSPRNSPQLPDLDAKEEEDLFIQKEAQIEDDSPVMLPTKKRKKRVKVAKTLSRSVLYDESGNEINDDGVKLKILVNELNEDGKEDAEGTECEYDDDDDGEGKDRYQGGDKNAGAVPGGNTYIQLLREKIQRENEKRKVSKLSYEDRSEHANNAEEDSDVATDSPTDESDESGSSQSDQLSGEKLEGGKDDHSVKRKKALLNKGKLKATPEENENEDISDLESKVMQFL; via the exons atgaacatgatAGGTAAAAACAGTGGGCAGtcaactcaaaaaaaaaaaatttttaacaaaaactATGGAAAcaaagtgaagaagaataGGAAAGGAAACCAGGGCAGGAAGAATGATGGGAAGAACCACGTCGACGAGAGAGCACAGTTGCAGAAAGATATCGATGAAAAGTTAGAAAGCCTTgttgaggaaaataaaagaaaacaatACGAAGAACAATGGAAAAGGCACTTTGACAAAGGCGACCACCCCAGTGATAGcccccaaaaggggaaacatgGCGAAGATGAGAACAACACGACTGAAAATAGCAACCACAATggcgacaaaaaaaaagaaaaaaataataaggtttataaaaataacctAACGATCATAGACAAAAATGTTCTGACAGAGCACGAGTTTAAGGCATTGCCAATAAGTAAAAGGACCCTAAGAGCACTAAACGAAAACAACTTTGTGCACATGACAAACATACAGGCAGTGTCTATCCCCATCGTTTTGCTAAATAAGCACATCTACGCGCAGGCACAAACTGGAACTGGGAAAACGCTATGTTTCTGTATCCCCCTGGTGGAAAAACTGTACAGAAATAGCATCGACAACTATAATCGAATTTTGGGAGGGCTGATAATTACCCCAACGAGGGAGCTGGtgtttcaaatttttgaagtcctaaatatgttaaataaatatcataAGCTAAATATATGCTGCGCGATAGGCGGGAAGGAtgaagagagagagaaatcAATTTTTAGTTACGCAAACATTATTGTTTGCACAACGGGCAGATTACTGTACCACTTGGAAAACAACTACTACTGCAACTTGGACTACTTGAGCACCCTCGTGATTGACGAAATTGACAAATTAATTGATAGCAGTTTTTAtgacaatttgaagaatattttgCTGTACAAGCCAAAGGAAAATTGCCAAATCTGCCTGTTCTCAGCCAcgatttgtaaatttttaagcaTCATATTGAGAACCTTCAACATTAAGGACTACGAATACGTGAGCATCAACGACAACGATAAATACATCGAGAGTAACAATGTGAAGCAGATCTACATCGAGTGTGACATTTATAGCAAGATCAACTATTTGTACACTTTCttgttttcaaaaaagaacaaaaagataattgtttttttctccacatgtAAGCAAGTTCGATTTATGTATGAAGTGTTTAGAAAAATCAAAGTTGGCGTAATGAAGTTTTTACAGCTACATGGGAAGCTAAAACAAAAAAGCCGCTTAAACacgtaccattttttttccaaaaaaagaaacttcGTCTGCTTATTCACCACCGATATCGCTTGTCGAGGTTTGGACTTTGCCTCTGTAGACTGGGtcatccattttgattttccaGAAAATGTGGAAACCTTCATTCACAGGTCAGGCAGAACGGGAAGATTCACCAACGTTGGTAACAGCCTCATCTTCCTAACCACAGAAAttgataacaaaaaaattttcttaaacgtgctaaaagaaaacaacatagaaattaaggaaaaatttatcaaaaaaaataagctgtTTGacattaataataaaatacacTCTCTAAATGCTGCCTTTGTCGATATAAAGTATTTGGCCAAAAAGGCCCTCATCATTTATTTGAggcatttatatattgtcATGAAATTTAAGGACATAAAGAAGCTGAACCTTAATCAGCTGGCTTACGCATATGGGCTCATCGAATTTTCCCAATCCATGATGGAGGAGTTGAACATAGATGACCATCAGAAGGTCGAagttaaaaagaagagaTCCCGTTTTGAGAAGTTTATGGAAATactaaaaaggaagaagttgAAGGGGGCAAGTGCACCCGTAGAGGGGGAGAGAAGCCAAGGTGATGGTCCTTCACACGAATCTGATGGTAGACAAGGCACAGGGGAGAACTCCCCACGAAATTCCCCACAGCTACCAGACTTGGAcgcaaaagaggaagaagatttATTTATCCAAAAGGAGGCCCAAATTGAGGATGACTCCCCAGTAATGTTACCAaccaaaaagagaaagaagcgAGTGAAGGTGGCCAAAACGCTAAGCAGGAGTGTGCTCTATGATGAGAGCGGAAATGAAATCAATGACGACGGGgtgaagttaaaaattttggtgAACGAATTGAATGAGGACGGGAAAGAGGATGCAGAAGGCACGGAATGCGAatacgatgatgatgatgacggtGAAGGCAAAGATCGATACCAAGGCGGTGACAAAAATGCTGGTGCTGTCCCTGGTGGAAATACCTACATTCAGTTgctgagggaaaaaatccaaagggaaaacgagaaaagaaaagtgaGCAAGTTAAGTTATGAAGACCGAAGTGAGCATGCGAATAACGCCGAGGAGGATTCAGACGTCGCGACAGATTCACCCACCGACGAAAGTGACGAATCGGGAAGTTCTCAGAGTGACCAGCTTTCAGGTGAAAAGTTGGAGGGAGGAAAAGATGACCATTCtgtgaaaaggaaaaaggccTTGCTGAATAAGGGAAAACTGAAGGCTACTCCggaggaaaacgaaaatg aagatATATCCGATTTGGAAAGTAAGGTGATGCAGTTTTTATAG
- a CDS encoding calmodulin (putative): MDTTSAIINESFIIMDKNAGGCLTFNELVYALRLIGVSTDYNNLYQNNKIRYSLEEYSKIARKELGTLTPEQKLIHTLKKLDKDNSGYLSISTMIFLVMTMSDILTDEDCKNFKKFVDPHNKDIISIKEFAQKVFS, translated from the coding sequence ATGGACACGACAAGTGCCATAATTAATGAGTCGTTCATTATAATGGACAAGAACGCCGGCGGGTGCTTAACCTTCAACGAGTTAGTGTATGCCCTAAGATTAATCGGAGTGTCGACCGATTATAATAATCTGtatcaaaataataaaatccGTTATAGCTTAGAGGAGTACTCCAAGATAGCAAGGAAGGAGCTAGGGACACTGACCcctgaacaaaaattaatacaCACTTTGAAAAAGTTAGACAAAGATAACAGTGGCTATCTTAGCATAAGTACAATGATTTTTTTAGTTATGACAATGAGCGATATTTTAACTGATGAAGACTGCAAGAATTTTAAGAAGTTTGTTGATCCGCACAATAAGGATATTATATCCATAAAAGAATTTGCGCAGAAGGTATTTTCCTGA
- a CDS encoding hypothetical protein (putative), producing MHENQKNDDKERSGAKISRESLLDDQFKEGTKDKLFLLNNKDENLDEPRDSPPEQKTKREKPRFHKDLISSSSLEKYKKFLAKMEKSNEDLRSMDTESVRIDKDILDQSCENSDEACVVMDVSMGIFDVCNDNISESKLKDMNITVADVANQEPEDQGEEGLIQEM from the exons atgcacgaaaatcaaaaaaatgatgataagGAAAGGAGTGGAGCCAAAATTTCGAGGGAGAGCTTACTAGATGACCAATTCAAAGAAGGCACGAAAGATAagctttttttacttaataACAAAGATGAAAATCTGGACGAACCGCGCGACTCTCCCCcagaacaaaaaacaaaaagggaaaaaccgCGCTTCCACAAGGATTTAATAAGCAGTTCGTCCTtagagaaatataaaaaatttctggcAAAGATGGAGAAATCGAACGAAGACTTAAGAAGTATGGATACAGAAAGCGTGAGGATTGACAAGGACATCCTTGATCAGTCCTGTGAGAATAGCGACGAAGCATGCGTTGTCATGG ACGTTTCCATGGGCATTTTCGACGTGTGCAACGACAACATAAGCGAGAGTAAACTTAAAGACATGAACATTACAGTAGCGGACGTTGCGAATcag GAACCCGAGGATCAGGGCGAGGAAGGGCTAATTCAAGagatgtag